TCCTTCCTTGCCCCTTCACCCAGTCCAACCCCAAGCTCCTTCTGTTATTTATAGGTCAAAGCGGCGGCTGGCTCGGGCTcttgcgccgccgcgcacgaGCTCTGGTCCAGCGGGGGATCGACGCCTCTTCTCCATTGGTAGCGAGGGCCGCCACTTCTGCGGTGTTAATAGCGACGCTAGAGACAGGCTCGGATTGTGTCGCCCTTGTCCACTTCACTCGCGGCCACCCCTATATATCTACGCCGCACGTGGCCTGCCTTCCGGCTTGTTtaaggatgagagagagagggaaaagagttgatccctgacatgtggggtctgtGTTGACTTAGCTTTATTACCTTAAGTCCTTAACCCCTCCTCTTTCTGTCCTCTTCACGTCCTCTGCCCGAGAACTTATCACCGTCGTCACCCTCTACCTCGCGCTCTCCCAACCAGTGTTGGTGGCAAGGCCATGGCCTTTCTGAAACATGAACTCAAACAGGTGAAATAATCAAATAATGCATCCGCTACTCTACCAGGGATTGTTTCCTAATGCCTTGtaacttgaattttttttagggaattGCTAGAGGACTGTCGACAGTTTTCTTGAGTGAAAACTGTCAAATTTTTTAGCCGTCGATTCTGCTTTAAGATTTGTACTGAGATATTTTGCTATTAGATCTAAACCCTCTTTTCACAAGCTAGTCCCATCATTACATGTTTATGGTAGATTTGTTCAAGTTATATCTAAGTTATATTCCAGTTACATGttagttacattgtagttacactataattacattgtaactatagtgtaactacactataactatattgttatctctatataaattacatataaagttgcatatattattttaatacatatatataagttattattattatagtatagttctagtaaaattatatactatagttagatttgaaagttttcccctcaaaaaacactcgacagttttttttagctagtcccttttttttatacccgtttatgtttaattttatctataaacCCACTGCTACAGTATGTGTTATGCTCTCTGTATTAATTACAAGTTGGATCCCCGCTGCAATTAATTGCGAATCATGTGGGCATGCCTTCCTCTGTTTCGCTGCAAGAACGTTCCTTCCAAGTCATGTATGTCCTGGATCTCTTCCCTAATAATTCAAGTGGATGAATGATTGTCTCTTGTTTTCGTTTCTTTTCTCTGAAATTCTGATCTGCTCGTACGGCTGACATACCATGTGACGTTCGAAAGTCAAACATTAGTTTTGACACAGCTCCCCCATTTTTCAGATCAAAAGTCTTGTGGTATTGATTAGTTAAATTTTAATGTAGCCatcaaattaatttggtgtgACGGTTGCAATGCACGGTACGTGGTGGCCTTATCAACATCACCTACTTGCCAAGCGCAAGATTGTGTCATTTGGAACGCATCTCATAACTTCTTAAGAAACGGTTTGGTTCCTTCGAAATTTATCAAAAGAATCTTATGTTCTAAtcgagatcccgtgaattttcAGTCACTCCAAGAAATCAAGATGAATTTTACAATACAATTTAACAacaatatatactactagtattaaATGCTCTAAGGTGCAGGCTAATTTTCTTTGCCACTTAAATAGATTGCATTATTAAATTAAAGGTGGAAAATTTGtctttctatgttttttcttgtGAGGGTAATTTTGTAAATGCACAATGTATAGCGCAGTGATGGGTGTTTTTCCTGCTCAATCCATTTCCCCATTCCCATCATCATTCAGCGCAGGCCATGGTGAGGTCTCACAAACTGCCATAAGTTTAAAGGTGTGTTTAggagagcttaaaattctgagaagcagctggttggtaACTAGCTTCTGAAAATCTGAAAAAGCTGGGTTTCCCAGTTTTTggtttctagttcattttctaaatTCTACAACTACATTTTCTCAGAATCTAGACTGAAAGCTGGACTgtttggaggggggggggggggggggagattcTAATTCTATGAGATGGTGCAGCAACTGGAAGCTCCCCAAATAGGCCCTAAGTGCGTCACACCACCACCGCTAGCCACTACAAGCTAGCAGGCTGCACTGCCACCTCAAAATCGATTCTAATTCTTCTCGTCACCTTGTCTTCTCCTCTTCTCGTGATCCGATCCACCCAAACCCAACAGAATAACAATTGACTCAAGCTAGACACCCATGAAGCTGCTAATATCCAGCCTTAATTCGTCAAGAGCCACTAGAGTCGAGCTTCCATACATACAAGTGATAAAACCACCACCTCGTCAGACCTAATGAGACTAGTAAATAGGTATAGCGTAAACACATATACACTTTTATACTCGTGTTATACATATATCAACAAAATAATAGGCATATATATACCGACAAGACGTAGGGTTATTATTCTAAGAAGAACCCAAACCTATTTAAAAAATCTTTCCTGGCCCGACCGACATCCCCACAGGAGATAACACACAAACAGgatcaagaaattcaagctcCTATTATCAATTATCAAGATAGAATTTTATCGACAACAAGCTTAAACATGTCATAACTCATAACTCATAGCTCATAAGTATCGGTGCTTCATCACGGATGCTTCGATATTATCACTCTATTTTTGTAAGGGAAGATTATCACATTTTATATTGTATAtcctgcttcttttttttttaataaacacTCCAGAGCACCGGCCACCGGCACTGAAGATatcctaataaaaaaaagagataaccCAGCTAATAATTAAGCCCTTTTCATGACGATCAAGGTCAATGACAGTACAGGAATATTCATGGCTTGTACAACTAACTTAGCTGCCTCCTCTCCAGAAGATCAGAACAAAGACAAATAAAGAATGCTTCACGGGTGATGGATCCTTCATCCTTTCAAGCAGTAGGGTGCACGAAACAGCACGGAGATAtgagctcctctcctctcctcctcctccacgcgaTTCACAATTAGAAAAGGCTTGACCTGGCCTTCGTCCACCACCGTGCCATCTGGCCATTtctctcgcctcctcctcctcctcctcctcccgtgcCGACCATTTGGCGTCTCTCCCTTACTGCCTAACACGTCGCCGCGTCGTTTCTTGTTTCCCTCTGTTTATTATTGGTGTTCGGATTCGTTGGCATTTTCGAACGGACGAGGAGCATCgagcttggtggtggtggtggtggcgaggcgATGACGACCGCGCGGcaatggtggcggcgggcggcggcggcggcgaaggacaGGAGGAGCCTGTACCTGACGCgcgtggcggcgctgcggccggcctccccggcggcggcggcggcgctgaggaacgcggagctggaggcggcggtgatCCGGGCGACGAGCCACGACGAGCGGTCGGTGGACTACAGGAGCGCGGCGCGGGTGTTCGCGCTGGCGCGCGCGTCGCCCGCGGTGCTGCAGCCGCTCATGTGGGCGCtcgcgcggcgggcggggcggACGCGGTGCTGGGCGGTGGCGCTCAAGGCGCTCATGCTCGCGCACGGCCTGCTGCTGCGGTCCGACCTCgccccgcgcgcggcgcgcctcGGCCGCGTCCCCTTCGACCTCGCCGACTTCCGCGaccgctcgtcgtcgccgaccaAGACGTCGGGCTTCTCCGCCTTCGTGCGCGCCTACTTCCACTTCCTGGACACCCGCTCCCTCTTCGCCGCCCAGGACATGGACaacaacaacgacgacgacgccgacgacgaggacgcgcGCCTCGACGGCGTGTCGAGGCTGCAGCACCTGCTCGACCTGCTCATGCAAATCCGGCCATACGGGGACGGCATGGAGCAGGGCCTCATCCTGGAGGCGATGGACTGCGTCGTCATCGAGATCTTCGAGGTGTACAGCCAGATATGCACCGGCATCGCCCgcttcctcgtcggcgtcctcggatcggcgccgacgacgccgcggccgcggccgggggagaccatggccgccgcgcggcggcggagggggctgCAGGGGATGCGTGTGCTGCGGAAGGCCTCGGAGCAGAGCGCGCAGCTCACTTCGTACTTCGAGCTTTGCCGGAGCCTCGGCGTGCTCAACGCCGCCGAGTTCCCGGCGGTGGAGCGCGTCCCCGACGACGACATCAGGGACCTCGAGAAGCTCATCATGAGCCACGTGGTCGAGGACCGCGGGAAGGAGAAGGTGAGCGAGGAGAAGGCGTTGGTCGCCGTGGAGGACACCGGCGTGGCGTCGAGGACGGTGGTGACGAGAGAGTGGGTGgtgttcgacgacgacgacgaagacgacgacgtcgccggcgcgaGGCAAGGGCATTTTGGTCACTACGTGAACCCGTTCCTTGGCGCGCCGTGGGAAGCTGTGACGGGGAGCGGGAACTTGCTAGTTTAGACGGTCTGACCGACGCcgtcaaagtttttttttttccagaaaagaAATCGCAGTGTATGTGGAATACTTGAGTACTTCCGAGTTTTTGTTTTGCTTGTAAATACAGATGTGTGTTGATCTCCAGGGAAAATGGATGATCGTTTTCTTTTAGTTTCAAAACCAGTGAGGAATGAGGAGTGAGTTGAGCTGTAGAGaacttatatatacataaaaaatttaCCACTTACCAGATCCCCAACAATTCTCTAAGGATGTTACTTTGCAATTCATGCTTTGTCGATCGATGGTGCAAAAGATGGGGGGCGGTGATGGTGATACGCCGGATTTAACTATTCAAATTTCATCTTCCTTGTCaacaattttcttttctattgtCAAATGAAACAGCACAATTTGATCTCACACCGCACCAGCTACCGTTCTCTCCATCGGATCGTGTAACAAAATTGGCAGTCACCTCTCAACGCGCTCATAACCACTGTTTATCTTGTGCTTACCGCTAGTCCTACAAACAACTTGCAGCGTCATATCTATTATCTAAGATTTTGAGGCTCCAGTGCCTATCCACTTCATGAGAGCTATCGATTAATGTAGTGTACTTCCTCTTTAGTTATTTCTTTACTGTCGAACGAGCAAAAGCTGTGCAAAGAACATATGGCTAGATTTATGCCGTGctcgggggtggggggggggggggggttaagaTAGGCATGTAGATGGCCAAGGAAGTTTCCCAATCAGCAACAGTGGCATTCGGTCATACTGAAACTTTCGATCTTAGGCTTCGGTCTTTCGATCAGTTTGGTCATTGAAAAGCGAAGATCGAATTTCAACGTAAATATGTTAGGACCGACAATTTCAGTCTCGGTCTCAATCCTAACCAAATTAAATCAACAATAGTTTCATACATGCAAAGAAATCATAGaaaatttcaacacaaaaatcacgaAAAAAATTCGCAAGCACGTctgagtaaagactcttattgGGTTGTATGCTTAGAAGgagtagggatgtgaaaattagagatCAATCCTATTGAActtagtggattgtaggttgcatttggacttttttttttgttaatttggaTTTTTGGGTTAGCCGAGGAGACTAAGCGAATTGACCCAATAAAATTCGATCTTTCACTGCCTAGGACTGAATTTTTCAATCTCGGTCTTTTTCTGTCCACCCCTAGGGATACAATGGCTCTTGTCAAATATAGAGGTGTCAAGAAGAGTGGTGTGGAATTGGATGAATTGGAGACAACGCAAGACAAATTAAAGGAGGGCAATAGGCCACCAGTATTGAGGTGGTTTTAGGCAACGCTCGAAAAGCGCGTTGTGTATTTATATGCCACAAATCGAGCAGTGACAAGTTTGGAATAGGGGTGGGTGGTATGTTTAAGGAGTGACGAGTTATTTTTACATGAAAAGAGGATGATAGTTGGACGGAGATCtaattgccaaaaaaaagtaACTAAGATTTATGAAATTATCATGTGAATAGATATAGTTACTAGAAATGTGGCTAGAGCTAGTGGTGGTAGTACCAAAGACGGAGCTAGTGGTGGTTTAACtttaaacttagtcaaacttgaagtagtttaactttgaccaaagtcaaaacgtcttataacctgaaacggaagtAGTAGTAAAGATGGATAAGCGCTATCTTCAATGGATTGTCATTCAAGCGCACTTgttggccaaatttggccactCATCCAAGCTCTCCATCCAAGCATGATGTGATCATGTCTAAtatggatacaaccattgcacacatcatggatgaacaagaagatatcaagatcaagtcctccaagtgctggaatccgattcggccacccgCTACACTGCtaacttcaaacggccgccaaatctgcatacgacctccgttttcggcccgtgagtacttgatggaaagctctcggagccctctttccaacggatccagcctcatcaccAAATTCCATGTCATTTGGCCGCAACCACATAAGCAAGGTGTTGCGTCATCTGTCTTGGGCCtctgggcttgtaactttgtttggaaccccggcccaagtggggcccatgtggggtgcgccccaaccagatGGAGAACGACTCTTGGCACCtcttggtcgtcctcccacccctataaataggtaggtaccccttcagggtttcttgggttttgtttagattaaagtttagctttgctactttgccgtgtaatcccgtgatcggttaggTCGCCGGTTTACTTgttacggaaccccaacttatcatttatATTCAATTCTCatctgcaattcagattgcttttatcttgttcttacttgtttcttcgatttggttgcaggaataaggttgatctgcaccggcaagatcaacaacccacggagaggtgtatcgatcgctaaggcgtaACACAACAAtatctcgtacggttgtagtcgggtcgtcaatgtttctcccaaatcgtagttatctacaactcaccgaaagatcgggccaacaacaacCTTCAGTGTCTCGAGTGGAACTCAGACTTCATCAAAGCATCTACAATCCATTATTGTTACAACTTATTTGGATTAAATCATAACCCTTATAAATATGTCCATTAGAACATGGAGAGTGGGATGGAGTCAGTTGGAGTGTGAAgaaagagatggagagagtattatggAGAGACTGATctttatatgaatatatgagaGCCAATTTTGATAACTCTCTTAAAGATGCTCTAagcacttaaaaaaaaagtgaggcTAAAATAGAGTAAGGTTGAAGGACACATTTCATTGTTCTTTTGGCGTCTATACCTATATTTGAGTTTTGGATCCACGAGAACGTGACCACCATGTTGCTgttgcccccctcccccctgaCGACACACGCAATTATTGGAGATCCTTCATATCCGTTCTCTGCCATGGGCTCTCTACCCCTGCACAACATTTATGTGTTGGGAGACAGCACTGTACCTGAGGTAGATCAaccggtgggggaggaggaccATCGGCATATCTCCCGGTCGAGCCTGCCGGTGACGCCGGTGGGTGACCACCGTCGATTTACCGAACGGTCTGCTTCATCAGTGATCAGTTCCATGTGGGAAGTTACTATTGGAGCAGTGCAGAAACTAGGAAAACTAGAAAGGCGATGTCTGGAATCAAGATGGCAGACTCAGAGCCTGAGACGCCCATGAACGCAGCACTTCCATGGTTCCATTCAGTGCTTACCACTAATTCTGTCATGGGTCACATACTCACATCTACCGTTGATGCCAACAGGGATGTGTTTTATTGTAAGAGGTACTCATATCTACTAGTGAGTAGTGATGCTTGTTATTCTTGCCATCATTCGAACTTGGAGAACAATGAAATCTTTAGAGATGGTGCCACTGTGCCGAGCTACCTGATTAAACATTGTCTCGAATGCCTTACCTTACTCTGTGGCTGAGTGCATCCGTGGAGCAGAAACCGAAGATATAATCATCTTccctatattaaaaaaaagggcttCACTTACAGTTTAGCTTCTCTGAAATCTGAGAAAACGGAGAAGACGGAGCTCAGCTAATCAGCTTGTCGGCATGAATTGCGCTTAAGCAAACAGAACCATATTTTAAGAAGTTTCCAATGTCTTCATGCCAAAGCAAAGGACATCTGCTTTTCAAACGGGTGCAACACAATTCAATGGAATCTCATTGCAGACTAGTTCCATTTAACAAGTGCACTAATGTTGATGTAAACCTTGATATAGCTATAATCACAAGATTCAAGGTCCGGTAATGTTTGAGATGAAAACACCTAGTGCGATGGTAATAAAGACTCAAATCAACCTAAGATTAGTCGTaaaattttctctcttttttttttttttgaaaattgtcaaaatttctGTAACACAGTCGGTGAAACTATCGAGAAGAATTGATCTTACAGGCTGGAGCTGTTCAAGAATTACCCGCTTGGCTTAAGTACAATAGGCCCTAAAGCTGCAACCAGAAATTCAGTCATCATTCTACTAGAGATATGCCGAGGGCAACCAGCATTCCCATTGTCAGGGAAACCAACTGAATCATCGAGCTTTTGACGGTTGTTTTCTGATCATTCATCTCTGGGAGGACTCCAGCAACAGCAATATAAATAAAGCCACCAGCAGTGAATCCCTGTATAAGCATCATTTACCGGGTACAGGATCAGCTCTAATGAACAATATTGACAATACTCAAGGGAAACAGATAATGCAATTTTAACAATCCAATAAATATAGATGGAAATTAAGCTTTTGGTACTTCCCTCCAATAGATGGAAGTAACTAGTTAAAGGTATCTGTGTACTTCAAACAACTAATCAGTTTGTGATTTAGCAAAAATGCCAACAGTTTAAATCCAACTGATGCAATTCCATCCAATGCCCAAACTATTCATTCGATGTCTCGCTCTCATCATCCTCAGTTACATTCAAAGTGTCATCATGATAAGTCAGTGCAGTCGAGCAACAAGGTGGAAACCTAAAGTGCTTATTGCTTATTGGTGCGAGCAAGATTTTACTTTAGGCCATCAACAGTGACTTGCATAGGACCAATATTAACATGGAAATTGTGGACTAGCAGAGAATGAAATAAGCTAACAATTAGGAACTTATGATTGCCATGCTGGCTTAGAATACGAAGCAAATCACAGACTAGTTTCGTGTTGTGTAGAAAATCGGATTGCCTTCAAAAGAAAGTAAAAACGGGTATATTTCTATCAGATAATATGGATGGATGCTGATGGCTTTGGTGGTGTTTAGAACATAAAAGCCACTTAAACAGAAACAACATACCTCAATCAAAGAAGAATGCCCTGGATCTTTTCCCAAAGACAATGCCTGCACATGCGGGTACAATAAGCATTCAATTCAGAACAGCAATGTTCCTTTTCGGAGAGGATAAAACAAAAACTCACCAGTGCTGTTCCAGCAAGAGCAACCAACGCAGAGAGAAAATTGAAAAATAGGGCTTTAGTTACAGTGAATCCTGAGCGCACCAGGATACCAAAATCTCcgacctgaaaaaaaaaagtatatcagAAAACCAAGCTAGTAGGAACATGCTATGTATGAGCCAATAACAGCGTTTCGCCAATGAaacaatggatggatggatgaatggaACAAAGTATCCTGTACATAAACAAAAGAGGCATGAGGAAGAAAACTAGTCACACTTCTGGTTTCAACAGACCATACAACACTTGGGTCCATTTCCCATTTATTCTGAGCATGAGATAACAAGCTAGATAAATACATTAGCTCAAGAAACTGATTTCAGTGTGACATACTAGCATTTCTAGTTGATTTCTTACATATAAACTGTGACCTGCATTGTGTTGTGATCATTTGCATGGACAAAATGTTGAGTCAATAGCAAGCAGATAGAGGTtatcttttatatatttattgggTGCAATTTTCATGTTACACCGCACAAAATATTCATCTTTTTTCTATAATCAGAGCTCTGAGTTTTTGTTGGCCATAGATATAAGAAAGCTTAGTTAAGATACCCCCTCTGGTCAAAATCATTCGACATTAAGACAAAGATTCAGTCATACtagaataaatttataaaatctaataagtttATGACATAATGATAGTACTTTTTGAGGTAAATCTATGTATAGCATTTGTTTGACGAAATCTTGTTCTAAACGTGAAATATTTTTGACTGGCTGGAGTATTAGAATTTACTGGTCCTGGTCAGAATGTCGTGTTAGTTGTAGCATGAACTGATGTATGAAATAAAAGGCTTAAGTCACATTTATACTAATACCATGTAATATTGCGACAAAGTAATATGAGGATTAATGAGGTCAACAGAATTGTAAATACTGTATCTGAAATTTCAGTTAACCTAAGGGGAGGAAAGTAACCTCTTGAGGAAGTTCATGTGCAAGCAGAAATAGAGTTCTCGACCATCCTCCAACAGAACCATGTAGCAGAAAAGCACTCCCTAGGGCCATCCCATCAGTAAAGTTATGCTGCATTATTCATATAATTGTTATTGCCTTATCGGAATTTCTCATCAAAATACAACCTACTGAAGAAAATTGTGCAAGAAAAAACATAGTTTGGCTGCAATGCAATAGTACTCAGATCATAGACTTACAACACCATCTGAGAAAAGGTTGAGGTAGCCGAACACCATATTCGAATTGGAAACAGAGGAATCTTCACTTGATAATGCTTTGTTAGGGGCAGGGTCACTTTCAGAATTGACAGGCTCTCTATCAGCGGAATTGGAACCAGAAGATAAGCCCCTCTGTTCATCAGAGAAGACATTAAGTCCATAAGCTGGCATGCGATCATACAATGCCTATTTgcataaataaaacaaaatgaacTTCACAAAACGGTCAAGCATGCAAACTATCTGTTTTCTTTATTtctaatatatacatatgtccAGTTGGACCATCTTGGTCCCACTGTTCTCTTTAAAAAAGCTAGCAAACTATTACACGAGAAAGCTACTAAAATTCCAATTACAAGCTACCACCCCACATTTTCCTTTACCAGAACATCTAAACCTGAGGCAAACTGAAGCGTCCGGCCTAACTGGCAATAATTCTCCGAAACAAGTTGTGATATACTGATGCACATTACTTCCATTTTTCTCAAAATGGAAATGCACTATAAGAACTTGGTGACAAATACCTAGTATAGTGGGACAGTGACAGAAGTGCGGAGAAGAAATAAACTATTGTGAGATCATCGGATATCCACCAAAATGAATATAAATTAGAATTAGAATCATGTATTGGCATTTGTTCACTGTAACTTTCTGCAGGTAAAGATGACAGTCTGGTTATGGAAAACAGCATCACAAAAAGAAATGGTGATGCcccaaaatagaaaaaacaacaAAGTTCATGAATACAGTTAACTTC
The Oryza glaberrima chromosome 8, OglaRS2, whole genome shotgun sequence DNA segment above includes these coding regions:
- the LOC127781587 gene encoding putative clathrin assembly protein At1g25240; translation: MTTARQWWRRAAAAAKDRRSLYLTRVAALRPASPAAAAALRNAELEAAVIRATSHDERSVDYRSAARVFALARASPAVLQPLMWALARRAGRTRCWAVALKALMLAHGLLLRSDLAPRAARLGRVPFDLADFRDRSSSPTKTSGFSAFVRAYFHFLDTRSLFAAQDMDNNNDDDADDEDARLDGVSRLQHLLDLLMQIRPYGDGMEQGLILEAMDCVVIEIFEVYSQICTGIARFLVGVLGSAPTTPRPRPGETMAAARRRRGLQGMRVLRKASEQSAQLTSYFELCRSLGVLNAAEFPAVERVPDDDIRDLEKLIMSHVVEDRGKEKVSEEKALVAVEDTGVASRTVVTREWVVFDDDDEDDDVAGARQGHFGHYVNPFLGAPWEAVTGSGNLLV